From Caretta caretta isolate rCarCar2 chromosome 9, rCarCar1.hap1, whole genome shotgun sequence, one genomic window encodes:
- the GAL3ST2 gene encoding galactose-3-O-sulfotransferase 2, giving the protein MWGFSTKHVRPSHPQTNVMFLKTHKTASSTIMNILFRFAERHNLTLALPAGQNYHLGYPHLFMAQFVEGFKTIGQSYNIMCNHMRFNLQEVRKVMPNTTTYFSILRNPVSLMESSYAYNKFFTPAFRRSKDVNEFLASPWTYYNMSECTNNIHARNYMWFDFGYDNNAMDTEDYVQSVIAEIEQAFQLMLLTDYFDESMVLLKDTLGWELDDVVYFKLNSRSQDTIKSMTPESKEKVKEWCSLDWKLYQHFNRTFWRRIQETIGLEKLDQDVNLLRMRQKELMELCLLDPVPIDKNKIKDKKLQPFQSGRANILGYNLKEDMANETLRTCLRLILPELQYMSYLYAHQFPEKRRKSTAFPLWLR; this is encoded by the exons ATGTGGGGGTTTTCCACCAAGCACGTGAGACCCAGTCACCCCCAGACGAACGTGATGTTTCTCAAGACCCACAAAACTGCCAGCAGCACCATCATGAACATCCTATTCCGGTTTGCAGAGAGGCACAATCTGACCCTAGCCCTTCCTGCTGGCCAGAACTACCACTTGGGCTATCCTCATCTCTTCATGGCCCAGTTTGTAGAGGGATTTAAAACCATCGGACAAAGTTACAACATCATGTGCAACCACATGAGGTTTAACCTCCAAGAG GTCCGAAAAGTAATGCCAAACACCACCACCTACTTTTCCATCCTGAGAAACCCAGTTTCACTGATGGAGTCCTCCTATGCCTATAATAAATTTTTTACACCAGCATTTAGAAGATCAAAGGATGTGAATGAGTTTCTGGCATCTCCATGGACATATTACAATATGAGTGAATGCACAAATAACATTCATGCGAGGAACTACATGTGGTTTGACTTTGGCTATGACAACAACGCAATGGACACTGAGGACTACGTTCAGAGTGTCATAGCGGAGATCGAACAGGCTTTTCAGCTGATGTTGCTAACTGATTACTTTGATGAGTCCATGGTCCTGCTGAAGGACACTTTGGGTTGGGAGCTGGATGATGTGGTTTACTTCAAGCTGAATTCCCGAAGCCAGGACACTATCAAGAGCATGACCCCTGAGAGCaaggaaaaggtaaaagaatgGTGCTCATTGGACTGGAAGCTCTACCAACACTTCAACAGAACCTTCTGGAGGAGAATTCAGGAGACAATAGGGCTAGAAAAATTGGATCAGGATGTGAATCTCCTGAGAATGAGACAAAAGGAACTTATGGAGCTGTGTCTCTTGGATCCAGTGCCGATAGATAAGAACAAGATCAAAGACAAAAAACTTCAGCCCTTCCAATCAGGGCGTGCAAATATTCTGGGCTATAATCTTAAAGAAGACATGGCTAATGAGACTCTGAGAACCTGCCTGAGACTGATCCTGCCTGAGCTTCAGTATATGTCATATCTGTATGCTCATCAGTTTccagagaagaggaggaagagcacAGCTTTTCCCTTGTGGCTGAGATGA